In the Perca flavescens isolate YP-PL-M2 chromosome 20, PFLA_1.0, whole genome shotgun sequence genome, one interval contains:
- the LOC114546382 gene encoding otoferlin isoform X2, producing the protein MKRSKHRGHKEDRNGDEPAILETEDLDRQGMFMGGGPDPDTISLASVTAVTTNVSNKRSKPDIKMEPSSGRPVDYQISVTVIEARQLVGLNMDPMVCVEIGEDKKYTSMKESTNCPYYNEYFVFDFHVPPDVMFDKILKLSVIHSKNLLRSGTLVGTFKLDVGTIYSQPEHQFYHKWALLIDPEDISGGCKGYIKCDIAVVAKGDTIKTPHKANESEEDDIEGNLLIPEGVPAERQWARYYLKIYKAEGLPRMNTSIMANVKKAFIGENKDLVDPYVLVQFAGQKGKTSVQKSCYEPIWNEQIVFTEMFPPLCKRMKIQLRDSDKVNDVAIGTHFLDLRNISNDGDKGFLPTLGPAWVNMYGSTRTYTLMDEYQELNEGLGEGVSFRARLLINLGVEILDPSSPDITSSTDVQLEGVSNIAETATGKVEEFFLFGSFLEATMIDRKIGDKPINFEVTIGYYGNEIDGAARPNTKGKKGGGDGDEEETELIHNSSEEEMDDDGDLTSVATTPPMKPVITDRNYFHLPYFERKPCIYIKSWWQDQRRRLYNSNIIDNIADKLEDGLNDVQEIIKTEKTYPERRLRGVLEELSQGCSQFLSLANKDQNSSGRTKLDRERLKLCMSEVENIGQQAKAMRSQVKKSTVRDKIKLAQNFLTKLRFLADEPQHSVPDVFIWMISNGKRIAYARVPSKDILYSSIEEETGKDCGKVKTIFLRIPGKKGFGPAGWTVQSKIEIYLWLGLTRQRKDYLKGLPNGFEENKLSKGPGMPCSPPISLTYMMKQIFQLRVHMYQARSLFAADSTGLSDPFARIFFSTQSQVTEILPETLCPTWDQLLVFENVELFGEAIELRDDPPIIVIELYDQDTVGKAEFMGRTFAKPVVKMADEHYGPPRFPPQLEYYQIYRGNCTAGEMLAAFELLQIGPNGKADLPPIDGPTDMERGPILPVPLGIRPVLSKYRIEVLFWGLRDLKRVNLAQVDRPRVDIECAGKGVQSALIPNYKKNPNFSTLVKWFEVDLPENELLHPPLNIRVVDCRAFGRYTLVGSNAVTTLRKFIYRAKDKQANNWSTTEEIIVVNMEPEPGFKKMDTVVKLDSCADTVVKVEDDDKDGKGRKKKRKKGDEIEEDELDESMLDWWSKYFASIETLTEVLKAQEAALSDSEDKDDMDIADGGDIKLDDSPVKGTKKGKGKKKKEKPGIDPFEKKKPKLDELKVYPKELESEFDNFEDWLHSFNLFRGKGGDDEDQNMMDEDRIVGKFKGSLCMYKVSDDMPRDMSFDSNMGMFQNIPHNDPINILVRIYVIRATDLHPADINGKADPYIAIKLGKTEIKDKENYISKQLNPLFGKSFDVEATFPMDSTLTVSIYDWDLVGTDDLIGETKLDLENRFYSKHRATCGVACNYAIHGYNVWRDPMKPTQILAKLCKDGKLDGPHYGPAGRVKVENRVFMAPTEIEDENGLKKQTDEHLALTVLKHWEEIPRVGCKLVPEHVETRPLHHPDKPGIEQGRIEMWVDMFPKDMTAPAPALDISPRKPKKFELRVIIWNTDEVVLEDDDIFTGEKSSDIFVRGWLKGQQEDKQDTDVHYHSITGEGNFNWRFVYPFDYLMAEEKIVISKKESMFAWDETEYKIPARLNLQVWDADHFSADDFLGAIEIDLNRFPRGAKTAKQCTIEMVTNEAEMPMVSIFKQKRIKGWWPFVARNEDDEFELTGKVEAELHLLTGEEAERSPVGEGRNEPDPLEKPNRPDIALLWFLIPFKAVKNLICDQYLGLTLKIVSALLLLAMLALFLYSMPGYMVKKMMGV; encoded by the exons ATGAAGCGCAGTAAGCACCGTGGACACAAGGAGGACAGAAACGGAG ATGAGCCAGCTATTCTGGAGACAGAGGACCTGGATCGTCAGGGAATGTTCATGGGAGGAGGCCCAGATCCCGACACCATCTCACTGGCCTCAGTCACAGCCGTCACCACCAATGTATCAAATAAGAG ATCAAAGCCAGACATAAAGATGGAGCCTAGTTCTGGAAGACCAGTAGATTACCAA ATCAGTGTGACAGTGATTGAAGCCAGGCAGCTGGTTGGACTAAACATGGATCCAATGGTCTGTGTGGAGATTGGAGAAGATAAAAAGTACACCTCAATGAAGGAATCGACCAACTGCCCTTACTACAATGAA TATTTTGTGTTCGACTTCCACGTCCCTCCAGATGTTATGTTTGACAAAATCCTGAAGTTGTCT GTGATTCACTCCAAAAATCTTCTGCGTAGTGGAACACTGGTTGGAACTTTTAAACTGGATGTTGGCACAATCTACAGCCAGCCTG AACATCAGTTTTACCACAAGTGGGCTTTGCTGATTGACCCTGAGGACATCTCAGGGGGCTGCAAAGGCTACATTAAGTGTGATATTGCAGTTGTGGCCAAAGGAGACACCATAAAGACTCCACACAAGGCCAATGAATCAGAAGAAGATGACATAGAGGG CAATCTCTTAATACCAGAGGGGGTGCCTGCAGAGCGACAGTGGGCTCGTTATTACCTGAAGATCTATAAGGCCGAGGGACTCCCTAGAATGAACACCAGCATCATGGCTAACGTCAAAAAGGCCTTCATAGGAGAAAATAAGGACCTTGTTGACCCGTATGTCCTAGTACAGTTTGCTGGGCAGAAA GGGAAAACATCAGTTCAAAAGAGCTGCTATGAGCCTATCTGGAACGAGCAAATTGTTTTCACCGAGATGTTTCCACCCCTATGCAAGCGCATGAAGATCCAGCTCCGTGACTCAGATAAAGTGAATGATGTTGCCATCGGAACACACTTCCTGGACCTGCGGAATATTTCCAATGATGGGGACAAAG GCTTCCTTCCCACGCTGGGACCTGCCTGGGTTAACATGTACGGCTCCACTCGTACCTACACCCTGATGGACGAGTACCAGGAGTTAAACGAAGGGCTCGGAGAGGGAGTGTCCTTCAGGGCCCGTCTGCTCATCAACCTGGGTGTGGAGATCCTGGACCCCTCCTCGCCTGACATTACCAGCTCCACAGATGTGCAGTTGGAGGGTGTATCCAACATCGCAGAG ACTGCTACTGGGAAGGTTGAGGAATTTTTCCTCTTTGGGTCTTTCCTGGAGGCCACAATGATTGACAGAAAGATTGGTGATAAACCCATCAACTTTGAGGTCACCATAG GTTACTATGGAAACGAGATTGATGGAGCTGCCAGGCCAAACACAAAGGGGAAAAAGGGGGGAGGAGATGGTGATGAAGAGGAAACTGAGCTGATCCACAACTCCAGTGAGGAGGAGATGGACGATGACGGGGACCTGACTTCAGTGGCGACTACCCCTCCCATGAAACCTGTCATCACTGACCG AAACTACTTCCACCTGCCGTATTTTGAGAGGAAGCCGTGTATCTACATTAAGAGTTGGTGGCAGGACCAGAGAAGGAGGCTGTACAATTCCAACATTATCGACAACATTGCAGATAAACTG GAGGATGGACTGAATGATGTGCAAGAGATCATCAAGACAGAGAAGACCTATCCTGAGCGCAGACTAAGAGGCGTCCTTGAGGAACTCAGCCAGGGTTGTAG TCAGTTTCTTTCACTGGCAAACAAGGACCAAAATTCGTCTGGCAGAACCAAACTTGACAGGGAGAGACTGAAGTTGTGCATGTCAGAAGTG GAGAACATCGGCCAGCAAGCTAAAGCCATGAGGTCACAGGTGAAGAAAAGCACAGTGAGAGATAAAATCAAGCTTGCTCAGAACTTCCTCACAAAGCTGCGCTTCCTGGCTGATGAA CCTCAACACAGCGTTCCTGATGTTTTCATATGGATGATAAGTAATGGAAAGCGCATTGCTTATGCACGTGTTCCCTCCAAAGACATCCTTTATTCCAGTATAGAGGAGGAGACAGGAAAGGACTGTGGCAAAGTCAAGACAATCTTTCTGAGG ATCCCTGGTAAGAAAGGTTTTGGGCCTGCTGGCTGGACAGTCCAGTCCAAGATAGAGATTTATCTGTGGCTGGGTCTGACTAGACAGCGCAAAGACTACCTGAAGGGCCTGCCCAATGGAtttgaggaaaataagttgtcCAAAGGACCTGGCATGCCGTGCTCACCTCCCATCAGCCTCACCTACATGA TGAAACAGATCTTCCAGCTGCGGGTCCACATGTACCAAGCTCGCAGCCTGTTTGCTGCTGATAGCACAGGTCTGTCTGATCCCTTTGCAAGAATTTTCTTCTCCACACAAAGCCAGGTCACTGAG atTCTGCCTGAGACTCTGTGCCCGACATGGGACCAGCTGCTGGTCTTTGAGAATGTGGAGTTGTTTGGAGAGGCCATCGAACTGAGAGACGACCCTCCTATTATCGTCATTGAACTCTATGATCAAGACACAGTG GGTAAAGCTGAATTCATGGGCAGAACATTTGCCAAACCTGTGGTAAAGATGGCGGACGAGCATTACGGTCCCCCACGCTTTCCTCCTCAACTGGAGTACTATCAGATCTACCGTGGGAACTGCACCGCTGGAGAAATGCTGGCAGCCTTTGAACTGTTGCAG ATTGGCCCCAATGGGAAAGCTGACCTGCCTCCCATAGACGGTCCCACAGATATGGAACGTGGCCCAATCCTGCCTGTACCGCTGGGGATCAGACCAGTGCTCAGCAAATACAGGATCGAG GTTTTGTTCTGGGGCTTGAGGGACTTAAAGAGGGTGAATCTGGCCCAGGTGGATCGGCCTCGTGTGGACATTGAATGTGCCGGAAAGGGAGTACAGTCAGCCCTCATCCCAAACTACAAGAAAAACCCCAACTTCAGCACCCTTGTCAAGTGGTTTGAAGTG GATTTGCCTGAGAATGAGTTGCTTCACCCGCCACTGAACATCCGGGTGGTGGACTGCAGGGCTTTTGGCCGCTACACCCTGGTTGGCTCCAATGCCGTCACCACCCTGCGGAAGTTCATCTACAGGGCAAAAGACAAGCAGGCCAACAACTGGTCCACTACAG AGGAAATAATTGTCGTCAACATGGAACCTGAGCCTGGTTTTAAGAAGATGGACACTGTGGTCAAACTAGACTCt TGTGCTGACACTGTGGTCAAAGTTGAG GATGATGACAAGGAtggaaaggggagaaagaagaagagaaagaagggtGATGAGATTGAAGAGGACGAACTTGACGAGAGCATGTTGGACTGGTGGTCCAAATATTTTGCCTCCATTGAAACTTTGACAGAG GTTCTCAAGGCTCAAGAAGCTGCTCTTTCAGATTCAGAGGACAAAGATGACATGGACATTGCAGATGGCGGAG ATATCAAACTTGATGACTCTCCTGTGAAAGGCACcaagaaaggaaaaggaaagaagaaaaaggagaagCCGGGAATCGATCCATTCGAGAAGAAAAAGCCAAAGCTGGATGAACTAAAG GTGTACCCTAAGGAACTGGAGAGTGAATTTGACAACTTTGAAGACTGGCTCCACAGCTTTAACCTGTTCAGGGGAAAAGGTGGTGATGATGAAGACCAAAACATGATGGATGAGGACAGAATTGTTGGAAAATTCAAA GGCTCACTGTGCATGTACAAAGTGTCGGATGACATGCCTAGAGACATGAGCTTTGACTCCAACATGGGAATGTTTCAGAACATTCCTCACAACGATCCCATTAATATTCTTGTCCGCATCTACGTTATCAGG GCAACTGATCTGCATCCAGCTGACATTAATGGGAAAGCTGATCCATACATTGCAATCAAACTGGGAAAGACAGAGATCAAAGACAAAGAGAACTACATCTCAAAACAGCTGAACCCTTTGTTTGGCAA ATCCTTTGACGTGGAGGCCACATTCCCAATGGATTCCACACTCACGGTGTCCATTTATGACTGGGACCTGGTGGGAACAGATGATCTGATTGGAGAAACCAAACTTGACCTTGAGAACCGTTTCTACAGCAAACACAGAGCCACATGTGGTGTGGCATGTAACTACGCCAT CCATGGTTACAATGTGTGGCGGGACCCAATGAAACCCACACAAATCCTGGCTAAGCTGTGTAAGGACGGCAAACTGGATGGGCCTCACTACGGCCCTGCAGGACGAGTGAAGGTGGAGAACCGTGTCTTCATGGCACCGACTGAGATAGAGGATGAAAACG GTTTGAAGAAGCAGACAGATGAACATCTGGCTCTGACCGTGTTGAAGCACTGGGAGGAAATCCCACGGGTCGGCTGCAAACTTGTCCCAGAACATGTGGAAACCAGACCGCTGCACCACCCTGATAAACCAGGGATTGAACAA gggagaattgagatgtgggTGGATATGTTCCCTAAGGACATGACTGCACCTGCCCCTGCCCTTGATATTTCACCAAGGAAACCAAAGAA GTTTGAACTTAGGGTAATCATCTGGAACACAGATGAGGTTGTTCTGGAGGATGATGATATCTTCACTGGCGAGAAATCGAGTGACATATTTGTGCGAGG CTGGTTGAAAGGGCAGCAGGAGGACAAGCAGGACACAGATGTCCACTACCACTCCATCACTGGGGAGGGCAACTTCAACTGGCGCTTCGTCTACCCCTTTGACTACCTCATGGCCGAAGAGAAGATCGTCATCTCAAAAAAGGAGTCCATGTTTGCCTGGGATGAGACTGAATACAAGATCCCAGCTCGTCTTAATCTGCAAGTGTGGGATGCTGACCATTTCTCTGCAGATGACTTCTTAG GTGCAATTGAAATTGACCTGAACCGTTTTCCACGTGGGGCAAAGACTGCCAAGCAGTGCACCATTGAGATGGTGACAAATGAAGCCGAGATGCCCATGGTCTCCATCTTCAAACAGAAGAGGATCAAAGGCTGGTGGCCATTTGTTGCCAGAAATGAAGATGACGAGTTTGAACTCACG GGAAAAGTGGAAGCAGAGCTGCACCTCCTGACAGGAGAGGAAGCAGAGAGAAGCCCAGTTGGTGAAGGACGCAATGAACCAGACCCACTAGAGAAACCCAA CCGTCCCGATATCGCCCTCCTCTGGTTCCTCATCCCTTTCAAAGCTGTGAAAAACCTGATATGTGACCAGTACCTGGGGCTGACCCTCAAGATTGTCAGTGCTCTCCTGCTGCTGGCCATGCTGGCTCTTTTCCTCTACAGCATGCCTGGTTACATGGTGAAGAAAATGATGGGGGTCTGA
- the LOC114546382 gene encoding otoferlin isoform X3, protein MKRSKHRGHKEDRNGDEPAILETEDLDRQGMFMGGGPDPDTISLASVTAVTTNVSNKRSKPDIKMEPSSGRPVDYQISVTVIEARQLVGLNMDPMVCVEIGEDKKYTSMKESTNCPYYNEYFVFDFHVPPDVMFDKILKLSVIHSKNLLRSGTLVGTFKLDVGTIYSQPEHQFYHKWALLIDPEDISGGCKGYIKCDIAVVAKGDTIKTPHKANESEEDDIEGNLLIPEGVPAERQWARYYLKIYKAEGLPRMNTSIMANVKKAFIGENKDLVDPYVLVQFAGQKGKTSVQKSCYEPIWNEQIVFTEMFPPLCKRMKIQLRDSDKVNDVAIGTHFLDLRNISNDGDKGFLPTLGPAWVNMYGSTRTYTLMDEYQELNEGLGEGVSFRARLLINLGVEILDPSSPDITSSTDVQLEGVSNIAETATGKVEEFFLFGSFLEATMIDRKIGDKPINFEVTIGYYGNEIDGAARPNTKGKKGGGDGDEEETELIHNSSEEEMDDDGDLTSVATTPPMKPVITDRNYFHLPYFERKPCIYIKSWWQDQRRRLYNSNIIDNIADKLEDGLNDVQEIIKTEKTYPERRLRGVLEELSQGCSQFLSLANKDQNSSGRTKLDRERLKLCMSEVENIGQQAKAMRSQVKKSTVRDKIKLAQNFLTKLRFLADEPQHSVPDVFIWMISNGKRIAYARVPSKDILYSSIEEETGKDCGKVKTIFLRIPGKKGFGPAGWTVQSKIEIYLWLGLTRQRKDYLKGLPNGFEENKLSKGPGMPCSPPISLTYMMKQIFQLRVHMYQARSLFAADSTGLSDPFARIFFSTQSQVTEILPETLCPTWDQLLVFENVELFGEAIELRDDPPIIVIELYDQDTVGKAEFMGRTFAKPVVKMADEHYGPPRFPPQLEYYQIYRGNCTAGEMLAAFELLQIGPNGKADLPPIDGPTDMERGPILPVPLGIRPVLSKYRIEVLFWGLRDLKRVNLAQVDRPRVDIECAGKGVQSALIPNYKKNPNFSTLVKWFEVDLPENELLHPPLNIRVVDCRAFGRYTLVGSNAVTTLRKFIYRAKDKQANNWSTTEEIIVVNMEPEPGFKKMDTVVKLDSCADTVVKVEDDDKDGKGRKKKRKKGDEIEEDELDESMLDWWSKYFASIETLTEVLKAQEAALSDSEDKDDMDIADGGDIKLDDSPVKGTKKGKGKKKKEKPGIDPFEKKKPKLDELKVYPKELESEFDNFEDWLHSFNLFRGKGGDDEDQNMMDEDRIVGKFKGSLCMYKVSDDMPRDMSFDSNMGMFQNIPHNDPINILVRIYVIRATDLHPADINGKADPYIAIKLGKTEIKDKENYISKQLNPLFGKSFDVEATFPMDSTLTVSIYDWDLVGTDDLIGETKLDLENRFYSKHRATCGVACNYAIHGYNVWRDPMKPTQILAKLCKDGKLDGPHYGPAGRVKVENRVFMAPTEIEDENGLKKQTDEHLALTVLKHWEEIPRVGCKLVPEHVETRPLHHPDKPGIEQGRIEMWVDMFPKDMTAPAPALDISPRKPKKFELRVIIWNTDEVVLEDDDIFTGEKSSDIFVRGWLKGQQEDKQDTDVHYHSITGEGNFNWRFVYPFDYLMAEEKIVISKKESMFAWDETEYKIPARLNLQVWDADHFSADDFLGAIEIDLNRFPRGAKTAKQCTIEMVTNEAEMPMVSIFKQKRIKGWWPFVARNEDDEFELTGKVEAELHLLTGEEAERSPVGEGRNEPDPLEKPNRPDIALLWFLIPFKAAKHLICDQYRWLTIKIVSALLLLAIVALFLYNMPGYMVKKMLGA, encoded by the exons ATGAAGCGCAGTAAGCACCGTGGACACAAGGAGGACAGAAACGGAG ATGAGCCAGCTATTCTGGAGACAGAGGACCTGGATCGTCAGGGAATGTTCATGGGAGGAGGCCCAGATCCCGACACCATCTCACTGGCCTCAGTCACAGCCGTCACCACCAATGTATCAAATAAGAG ATCAAAGCCAGACATAAAGATGGAGCCTAGTTCTGGAAGACCAGTAGATTACCAA ATCAGTGTGACAGTGATTGAAGCCAGGCAGCTGGTTGGACTAAACATGGATCCAATGGTCTGTGTGGAGATTGGAGAAGATAAAAAGTACACCTCAATGAAGGAATCGACCAACTGCCCTTACTACAATGAA TATTTTGTGTTCGACTTCCACGTCCCTCCAGATGTTATGTTTGACAAAATCCTGAAGTTGTCT GTGATTCACTCCAAAAATCTTCTGCGTAGTGGAACACTGGTTGGAACTTTTAAACTGGATGTTGGCACAATCTACAGCCAGCCTG AACATCAGTTTTACCACAAGTGGGCTTTGCTGATTGACCCTGAGGACATCTCAGGGGGCTGCAAAGGCTACATTAAGTGTGATATTGCAGTTGTGGCCAAAGGAGACACCATAAAGACTCCACACAAGGCCAATGAATCAGAAGAAGATGACATAGAGGG CAATCTCTTAATACCAGAGGGGGTGCCTGCAGAGCGACAGTGGGCTCGTTATTACCTGAAGATCTATAAGGCCGAGGGACTCCCTAGAATGAACACCAGCATCATGGCTAACGTCAAAAAGGCCTTCATAGGAGAAAATAAGGACCTTGTTGACCCGTATGTCCTAGTACAGTTTGCTGGGCAGAAA GGGAAAACATCAGTTCAAAAGAGCTGCTATGAGCCTATCTGGAACGAGCAAATTGTTTTCACCGAGATGTTTCCACCCCTATGCAAGCGCATGAAGATCCAGCTCCGTGACTCAGATAAAGTGAATGATGTTGCCATCGGAACACACTTCCTGGACCTGCGGAATATTTCCAATGATGGGGACAAAG GCTTCCTTCCCACGCTGGGACCTGCCTGGGTTAACATGTACGGCTCCACTCGTACCTACACCCTGATGGACGAGTACCAGGAGTTAAACGAAGGGCTCGGAGAGGGAGTGTCCTTCAGGGCCCGTCTGCTCATCAACCTGGGTGTGGAGATCCTGGACCCCTCCTCGCCTGACATTACCAGCTCCACAGATGTGCAGTTGGAGGGTGTATCCAACATCGCAGAG ACTGCTACTGGGAAGGTTGAGGAATTTTTCCTCTTTGGGTCTTTCCTGGAGGCCACAATGATTGACAGAAAGATTGGTGATAAACCCATCAACTTTGAGGTCACCATAG GTTACTATGGAAACGAGATTGATGGAGCTGCCAGGCCAAACACAAAGGGGAAAAAGGGGGGAGGAGATGGTGATGAAGAGGAAACTGAGCTGATCCACAACTCCAGTGAGGAGGAGATGGACGATGACGGGGACCTGACTTCAGTGGCGACTACCCCTCCCATGAAACCTGTCATCACTGACCG AAACTACTTCCACCTGCCGTATTTTGAGAGGAAGCCGTGTATCTACATTAAGAGTTGGTGGCAGGACCAGAGAAGGAGGCTGTACAATTCCAACATTATCGACAACATTGCAGATAAACTG GAGGATGGACTGAATGATGTGCAAGAGATCATCAAGACAGAGAAGACCTATCCTGAGCGCAGACTAAGAGGCGTCCTTGAGGAACTCAGCCAGGGTTGTAG TCAGTTTCTTTCACTGGCAAACAAGGACCAAAATTCGTCTGGCAGAACCAAACTTGACAGGGAGAGACTGAAGTTGTGCATGTCAGAAGTG GAGAACATCGGCCAGCAAGCTAAAGCCATGAGGTCACAGGTGAAGAAAAGCACAGTGAGAGATAAAATCAAGCTTGCTCAGAACTTCCTCACAAAGCTGCGCTTCCTGGCTGATGAA CCTCAACACAGCGTTCCTGATGTTTTCATATGGATGATAAGTAATGGAAAGCGCATTGCTTATGCACGTGTTCCCTCCAAAGACATCCTTTATTCCAGTATAGAGGAGGAGACAGGAAAGGACTGTGGCAAAGTCAAGACAATCTTTCTGAGG ATCCCTGGTAAGAAAGGTTTTGGGCCTGCTGGCTGGACAGTCCAGTCCAAGATAGAGATTTATCTGTGGCTGGGTCTGACTAGACAGCGCAAAGACTACCTGAAGGGCCTGCCCAATGGAtttgaggaaaataagttgtcCAAAGGACCTGGCATGCCGTGCTCACCTCCCATCAGCCTCACCTACATGA TGAAACAGATCTTCCAGCTGCGGGTCCACATGTACCAAGCTCGCAGCCTGTTTGCTGCTGATAGCACAGGTCTGTCTGATCCCTTTGCAAGAATTTTCTTCTCCACACAAAGCCAGGTCACTGAG atTCTGCCTGAGACTCTGTGCCCGACATGGGACCAGCTGCTGGTCTTTGAGAATGTGGAGTTGTTTGGAGAGGCCATCGAACTGAGAGACGACCCTCCTATTATCGTCATTGAACTCTATGATCAAGACACAGTG GGTAAAGCTGAATTCATGGGCAGAACATTTGCCAAACCTGTGGTAAAGATGGCGGACGAGCATTACGGTCCCCCACGCTTTCCTCCTCAACTGGAGTACTATCAGATCTACCGTGGGAACTGCACCGCTGGAGAAATGCTGGCAGCCTTTGAACTGTTGCAG ATTGGCCCCAATGGGAAAGCTGACCTGCCTCCCATAGACGGTCCCACAGATATGGAACGTGGCCCAATCCTGCCTGTACCGCTGGGGATCAGACCAGTGCTCAGCAAATACAGGATCGAG GTTTTGTTCTGGGGCTTGAGGGACTTAAAGAGGGTGAATCTGGCCCAGGTGGATCGGCCTCGTGTGGACATTGAATGTGCCGGAAAGGGAGTACAGTCAGCCCTCATCCCAAACTACAAGAAAAACCCCAACTTCAGCACCCTTGTCAAGTGGTTTGAAGTG GATTTGCCTGAGAATGAGTTGCTTCACCCGCCACTGAACATCCGGGTGGTGGACTGCAGGGCTTTTGGCCGCTACACCCTGGTTGGCTCCAATGCCGTCACCACCCTGCGGAAGTTCATCTACAGGGCAAAAGACAAGCAGGCCAACAACTGGTCCACTACAG AGGAAATAATTGTCGTCAACATGGAACCTGAGCCTGGTTTTAAGAAGATGGACACTGTGGTCAAACTAGACTCt TGTGCTGACACTGTGGTCAAAGTTGAG GATGATGACAAGGAtggaaaggggagaaagaagaagagaaagaagggtGATGAGATTGAAGAGGACGAACTTGACGAGAGCATGTTGGACTGGTGGTCCAAATATTTTGCCTCCATTGAAACTTTGACAGAG GTTCTCAAGGCTCAAGAAGCTGCTCTTTCAGATTCAGAGGACAAAGATGACATGGACATTGCAGATGGCGGAG ATATCAAACTTGATGACTCTCCTGTGAAAGGCACcaagaaaggaaaaggaaagaagaaaaaggagaagCCGGGAATCGATCCATTCGAGAAGAAAAAGCCAAAGCTGGATGAACTAAAG GTGTACCCTAAGGAACTGGAGAGTGAATTTGACAACTTTGAAGACTGGCTCCACAGCTTTAACCTGTTCAGGGGAAAAGGTGGTGATGATGAAGACCAAAACATGATGGATGAGGACAGAATTGTTGGAAAATTCAAA GGCTCACTGTGCATGTACAAAGTGTCGGATGACATGCCTAGAGACATGAGCTTTGACTCCAACATGGGAATGTTTCAGAACATTCCTCACAACGATCCCATTAATATTCTTGTCCGCATCTACGTTATCAGG GCAACTGATCTGCATCCAGCTGACATTAATGGGAAAGCTGATCCATACATTGCAATCAAACTGGGAAAGACAGAGATCAAAGACAAAGAGAACTACATCTCAAAACAGCTGAACCCTTTGTTTGGCAA ATCCTTTGACGTGGAGGCCACATTCCCAATGGATTCCACACTCACGGTGTCCATTTATGACTGGGACCTGGTGGGAACAGATGATCTGATTGGAGAAACCAAACTTGACCTTGAGAACCGTTTCTACAGCAAACACAGAGCCACATGTGGTGTGGCATGTAACTACGCCAT CCATGGTTACAATGTGTGGCGGGACCCAATGAAACCCACACAAATCCTGGCTAAGCTGTGTAAGGACGGCAAACTGGATGGGCCTCACTACGGCCCTGCAGGACGAGTGAAGGTGGAGAACCGTGTCTTCATGGCACCGACTGAGATAGAGGATGAAAACG GTTTGAAGAAGCAGACAGATGAACATCTGGCTCTGACCGTGTTGAAGCACTGGGAGGAAATCCCACGGGTCGGCTGCAAACTTGTCCCAGAACATGTGGAAACCAGACCGCTGCACCACCCTGATAAACCAGGGATTGAACAA gggagaattgagatgtgggTGGATATGTTCCCTAAGGACATGACTGCACCTGCCCCTGCCCTTGATATTTCACCAAGGAAACCAAAGAA GTTTGAACTTAGGGTAATCATCTGGAACACAGATGAGGTTGTTCTGGAGGATGATGATATCTTCACTGGCGAGAAATCGAGTGACATATTTGTGCGAGG CTGGTTGAAAGGGCAGCAGGAGGACAAGCAGGACACAGATGTCCACTACCACTCCATCACTGGGGAGGGCAACTTCAACTGGCGCTTCGTCTACCCCTTTGACTACCTCATGGCCGAAGAGAAGATCGTCATCTCAAAAAAGGAGTCCATGTTTGCCTGGGATGAGACTGAATACAAGATCCCAGCTCGTCTTAATCTGCAAGTGTGGGATGCTGACCATTTCTCTGCAGATGACTTCTTAG GTGCAATTGAAATTGACCTGAACCGTTTTCCACGTGGGGCAAAGACTGCCAAGCAGTGCACCATTGAGATGGTGACAAATGAAGCCGAGATGCCCATGGTCTCCATCTTCAAACAGAAGAGGATCAAAGGCTGGTGGCCATTTGTTGCCAGAAATGAAGATGACGAGTTTGAACTCACG GGAAAAGTGGAAGCAGAGCTGCACCTCCTGACAGGAGAGGAAGCAGAGAGAAGCCCAGTTGGTGAAGGACGCAATGAACCAGACCCACTAGAGAAACCCAA CCGTCCAGATATCGCCCTTCTCTGGTTCCTTATTCCTTTCAAGGCTGCGAAACACCTGATATGTGACCAGTACAGGTGGCTGACCATCAAGATTGTCAGTGCTCTCCTGCTGCTGGCCATCGTGGCTCTTTTCCTCTACAACATGCCTGGTTACATGGTGAAGAAAATGCTGGGAGCTTGA